From Camelina sativa cultivar DH55 chromosome 20, Cs, whole genome shotgun sequence, the proteins below share one genomic window:
- the LOC104769577 gene encoding uncharacterized protein LOC104769577 isoform X2, which yields MSGNQEPRIRPPTWSCSDVPIKKRKYLVQPAMEEAADTTTTISGALDSSLADQNQIMIGGSSKTNIGEPASSLQQSVSVGIAGNAKSIGNIVFDQSRVKVERPNSPIRSSPLAGFDIPSNSSNILGSSLHCSLGTLPVVTSDQTGIKVGKTVLTTHDNVMETGDKETLRGECQTESSSGANTVSLRLGCNTKNSSLYRENEEATALNLSLSKGVVSALHNTDSISVCTTKSGNQSGVSRSNWDLNTTMDAWEESLDRSNRVKTTAAFLNSNRSLHDIETSSCRDTTVIAKPVSDKQKEIVGFRSPVKTLMKFDHQVNPTCSLSLGLSSYPPLEKLPSVSATTSEARAACTSLVRPTMTAGNVNSVNLRTVKSEFIEESLRQDTKSAQVCPIGLSNKGVKQEIVGRLGQGNSPSSVILKPVVPISVKAEPKTFTQSEVFNRKDGTLNHSYIPIMQSCEVPDLPTSSTPYQKDKYIPCSNSISNEPMSLNGMAIIPCVQSYPDCTLKENSGQNSSAANGKLCEVLKHGVVHTTSSSSGHGDHNLNASGVNVTSLTEEKFLDDCKTCISKELPRNSRGTDEHSDEEKIISSGKKLEEQLYSYGFESDCGHDLSRVVEKQVGKRNLYDDREVQGPAAFFREGNEISHAECGGSETEQRNINVPYHGGFQNSSHVEEKETQPAVLGNTVEMASTEVHTKRHTPELQSRVFDGSGENEGRIVQDGEGMSGLSTVSGGIENPEIVDNSSPVSYKAELSTVDNDLPAECSDGSQSRIINLAQVSNKSPNKALDASGSFAPLRMERVRFPNFPLEQRKYLMRGSDESYKFSRERYHGKFMRSPRLNFMPDRRRLPDNTESNLHDQDTKNFEFDNHGNTRRGGGFRGSFQRGRRSANDEVGPYSHSFPRRTQNFSYNRGPTNKEDASAYHGFSRDGEKLTRGLQCNNNTEPMFMNPLRPYQGRNGCFARGQTKFSNNPKRDFPGFRSRSPVRSRERSDGPSSSFRNRSQEDFSGHNTDFSHRRSPSGYKMERMSSPDHSGYSRERVVRRHNSPPFSHRPSNAGRGRGYARGRGYVRGRGYGRDGNSFRKPSDRVAYRNHGNLNPRERVDYSDDFFEGQIHSERFGVDVNAERRRFGYRHDSTSSFRPSFNNDGCAPSNIENDIDAVRFGQDPRIKSEEQGSLMETDGENKNSAENASERIKNIEEEETTKQSKIWQRDELGGDGF from the exons ATGTCTGGAAACCAAGAG CCTCGGATCAGACCACCTACTTGGAGTTGCAGTGATGTTCCAATTAAGAAGAGGAAGTACTTAGTGCAGCCCGCTATGGAAGAAGCTGCtgatactactactactattagtGGTGCTTTGGATTCATCTCTTGCTGATCAAAATCAGATAATGATTGGTGGTTCATCCAAGACAAATATTGGAGAACCAGCATCTTCGTTACAACAATCTGTTTCTGTTGGAATTGCTGGTAATGCGAAGAGCATTGGCAACATAGTTTTTGACCAAAGTAGAGTGAAAGTTGAGAGGCCAAATTCTCCAATTCGTTCCAGTCCTTTGGCAGGCTTTGATATCCCTTCCAACAGTTCTAACATTCTTGGCAGTTCGCTCCATTGTTCTCTCGGAACGCTTCCTGTTGTTACCTCAGATCAAACTGGGATTAAAGTAGGAAAAACTGTTCTTACGACTCATGACAATGTCATGGAGACAGGTGACAAGGAAACTCTTAGAGGAGAGTGTCAAACAGAATCATCTTCTGGTGCTAATACTGTTTCCTTACGGCTAGGTTGTAATACTAAAAACAGTTCTCTGTATAGGGAGAATGAAGAGGCTACAGCACTGAATTTGTCATTAAGCAAGGGAGTAGTTTCTGCCCTTCATAACACAGATTCTATTTCTGTTTGTACCACCAAGTCTGGCAATCAAAGTGGTGTGAGCAGATCAAACTGGGATTTGAATACTACCATGGATGCTTGGGAAGAGTCTCTAGATCGCTCGAATAGAGTTAAGACAACTGCTGCATTCTTAAACAGTAACAGAAGCCTTCATGACATAGAGACATCAAGTTGTCGTGATACGACTGTTATTGCAAAGCCGGTTTCTGATAAACAGAAGGAAATTGTAGGGTTTAGATCTCCTGTGAAGACTTTAATGAAGTTTGATCATCAGGTTAATCCCACATGTTCACTTAGTCTAGGCCTCAGTTCATACCCTCCTCTTGAAAAATTACCTTCTGTATCAGCTACCACATCAGAGGCAAGAGCTGCTTGTACAAGTTTAGTCAGACCAACAATGACTGCTGGAAATGTGAACTCGGTAAACCTTAGGACCGTGAAGTCAGAATTTATTGAAGAGAGTCTTAGGCAGGACACTAAGAGCGCTCAAGTTTGCCCAATCGGGTTATCTAATAAAGGAGTGAAACAGGAGATTGTTGGTAGACTCGGTCAAGGAAATAGTCCCTCATCTGTCATTTTGAAGCCAGTGGTTCCTATATCAGTTAAGGCTGAGCCAAAAACCTTCACCCAATCGGAAGTTTTTAATAGGAAAGATGGAACGTTAAATCATTCCTATATACCAATAATGCAATCATGTGAGGTCCCTGATTTACCTACAAGTTCTACGCCATATCAGAAGGATAAATATATACCTTGTTCTAATAGTATCAGCAATGAACCAATGTCCTTGAATGGAATGGCAATAATTCCATGCGTTCAGAGTTATCCTGACTGTACACTAAAAGAAAATTCAGGGCAGAACAGCAGTGCAGCTAATGGTAAGTTATGCGAAGTGCTGAAACATGGTGTAGTTCACACGACCAGTTCAAGTTCTGGTCATGGAGATCATAACCTCAATGCTTCAGGTGTAAATGTTACATCATTGACTGAAGAGAAATTTCTAGATGATTGCAAGACCTGTATATCTAAAGAACTCCCTCGTAATTCTCGTGGAACTGATGAACATTCTGATGAAGAAAAGATTATTTCATCTGGTAAAAAGCTAGAGGAACAGTTATACAGTTATGGGTTTGAATCAGATTGTGGTCATGATCTATCTAGAGTAGTAGAGAAGCAAGTTGGGAAAAGGAATTTGTACGATGACAGGGAGGTCCAAGGACCAGCTGCCTTTTTCAGGGAAGGTAATGAGATTTCACATGCCGAGTGTGGTGGTTCTGAGACTGAACAAAGGAACATTAATGTTCCATACCATGGCGGCTTTCAAAATTCTAGCCATgtggaagagaaagagactCAACCTGCAGTTCTTGGTAATACAG TTGAAATGGCAAGCACTGAAGTTCATACTAAGAGACATACTCCAGAACTTCAAAGTAGAGTATTTGATGGATCAGGTGAAAACGAAGGTCGGATAGTTCAGGATGGTGAAGGAATGTCTGGTCTCTCTACAGTGTCAGGCGGGATTGAAAACCCTGAAATAGTAGATAACAGCAGTCCAGTTTCATACAAGGCAGAATTATCTACTGTTGACAACGATCTTCCTGCAGAGTGCAGTGATGGTAGCCAGAGTCGGATTATAAACTTAGCTCAGGTTTCTAATAAATCTCCAAATAAGGCACTAGATGCTTCAGGCAGCTTTGCGCCACTCCGAATGGAAAGAGTTCGATTTCCTAATTTCCCACTTGAACAGCGGAAATATCTTATGAGAGGGAG TGATGAATCCTACAAATTCTCGCGTGAGAGGTACCATGGCAAATTTATGAGAAGCCCAAGGTTAAATTTCATGCCTGACAGAAGGAGATTACCTGATAACACAGAAAGCAATCTGCATGACCAGGACACAAAAA ATTTTGAGTTTGATAATCATGGAAACACTCGTCGGGGTGGTGGCTTTAGGGGTAGTTTTCAGAGAGGAAGACGGTCTGCGAATGATGAAGTAGGACCTTATTCTCACTCCTTTCCTAGAAGGACCCAAAACTTTTCATATAATAGAGGACCAACAAATAAAGAGGATGCATCTGCATATCACGGATTTAGTAGAGATGGTGAAAAATTGACAAGGGGATTACAATGCAACAACAACACAGAACCAATGTTTATGAATCCCCTACGTCCGTATCAAGGCCGGAATGGTTGTTTTGCTCGAGGACAAACAAAGTTTTCAAATAACCCCAAACGAGATTTTCCTGGATTTCGTTCACGGTCTCCAGTTAGATCAAGAGAACGATCAGATGGTCCATCCTCGTCTTTCAGGAACAGATCACAGGAAGACTTCAGTGGGCATAATACAGACTTTTCTCATAGGAGATCACCCTCAGGTTATAAAATGGAGAGGATGAGCTCGCCTGACCATTCTGGTTATTCAAGGGAAAGGGTTGTGAGAAGACACAATTCTCCACCTTTCTCACATAGACCATCAAATGCTGGAAGAGGCCGTGGTTATGCAAGGGGCCGAGGTTATGTAAGGGGTCGAGGTTATGGAAGAGATGGCAACTCATTTAGGAAACCATCTGATCGTGTTGCATATAGAAACCATGGAAACTTGAATCCTCGAGAAAGGGTCGACTACAGTGATGATTTCTTTGAAGGTCAGATTCATTCTGAAAGATTTGGTGTTGATGTTAATGCTGAGAGAAGACGATTTGGTTATAGACATGATAGTACCAGCTCATTTAGACCATCTTTTAATAATGATGGTTGTGCACCTAGTAATATAGAGAATGACATTGATGCTGTGAGGTTCGGACAGGACCCTCGTATTAAAAGTGAAGAACAAGGGAGTTTGATGGAAACTGATGGTGAAAATAAGAACTCAGCTGAGAATGCATCTGAAAGAATTAAGAATATAGAAGAGGAGGAAACTACAAAGCAGAGTAAAATTTGGCAACGGGATGAGCTCGGTGGTGATGGTTTTTAG
- the LOC104769577 gene encoding uncharacterized protein LOC104769577 isoform X1, producing the protein MSGNQEPRIRPPTWSCSDVPIKKRKYLVQPAMEEAADTTTTISGALDSSLADQNQIMIGGSSKTNIGEPASSLQQSVSVGIAGNAKSIGNIVFDQSRVKVERPNSPIRSSPLAGFDIPSNSSNILGSSLHCSLGTLPVVTSDQTGIKVGKTVLTTHDNVMETGDKETLRGECQTESSSGANTVSLRLGCNTKNSSLYRENEEATALNLSLSKGVVSALHNTDSISVCTTKSGNQSGVSRSNWDLNTTMDAWEESLDRSNRVKTTAAFLNSNRSLHDIETSSCRDTTVIAKPVSDKQKEIVGFRSPVKTLMKFDHQVNPTCSLSLGLSSYPPLEKLPSVSATTSEARAACTSLVRPTMTAGNVNSVNLRTVKSEFIEESLRQDTKSAQVCPIGLSNKGVKQEIVGRLGQGNSPSSVILKPVVPISVKAEPKTFTQSEVFNRKDGTLNHSYIPIMQSCEVPDLPTSSTPYQKDKYIPCSNSISNEPMSLNGMAIIPCVQSYPDCTLKENSGQNSSAANGKLCEVLKHGVVHTTSSSSGHGDHNLNASGVNVTSLTEEKFLDDCKTCISKELPRNSRGTDEHSDEEKIISSGKKLEEQLYSYGFESDCGHDLSRVVEKQVGKRNLYDDREVQGPAAFFREGNEISHAECGGSETEQRNINVPYHGGFQNSSHVEEKETQPAVLGNTGNKHIKGCSTSSSINKFKKYAADESCLKLVEMASTEVHTKRHTPELQSRVFDGSGENEGRIVQDGEGMSGLSTVSGGIENPEIVDNSSPVSYKAELSTVDNDLPAECSDGSQSRIINLAQVSNKSPNKALDASGSFAPLRMERVRFPNFPLEQRKYLMRGSDESYKFSRERYHGKFMRSPRLNFMPDRRRLPDNTESNLHDQDTKNFEFDNHGNTRRGGGFRGSFQRGRRSANDEVGPYSHSFPRRTQNFSYNRGPTNKEDASAYHGFSRDGEKLTRGLQCNNNTEPMFMNPLRPYQGRNGCFARGQTKFSNNPKRDFPGFRSRSPVRSRERSDGPSSSFRNRSQEDFSGHNTDFSHRRSPSGYKMERMSSPDHSGYSRERVVRRHNSPPFSHRPSNAGRGRGYARGRGYVRGRGYGRDGNSFRKPSDRVAYRNHGNLNPRERVDYSDDFFEGQIHSERFGVDVNAERRRFGYRHDSTSSFRPSFNNDGCAPSNIENDIDAVRFGQDPRIKSEEQGSLMETDGENKNSAENASERIKNIEEEETTKQSKIWQRDELGGDGF; encoded by the exons ATGTCTGGAAACCAAGAG CCTCGGATCAGACCACCTACTTGGAGTTGCAGTGATGTTCCAATTAAGAAGAGGAAGTACTTAGTGCAGCCCGCTATGGAAGAAGCTGCtgatactactactactattagtGGTGCTTTGGATTCATCTCTTGCTGATCAAAATCAGATAATGATTGGTGGTTCATCCAAGACAAATATTGGAGAACCAGCATCTTCGTTACAACAATCTGTTTCTGTTGGAATTGCTGGTAATGCGAAGAGCATTGGCAACATAGTTTTTGACCAAAGTAGAGTGAAAGTTGAGAGGCCAAATTCTCCAATTCGTTCCAGTCCTTTGGCAGGCTTTGATATCCCTTCCAACAGTTCTAACATTCTTGGCAGTTCGCTCCATTGTTCTCTCGGAACGCTTCCTGTTGTTACCTCAGATCAAACTGGGATTAAAGTAGGAAAAACTGTTCTTACGACTCATGACAATGTCATGGAGACAGGTGACAAGGAAACTCTTAGAGGAGAGTGTCAAACAGAATCATCTTCTGGTGCTAATACTGTTTCCTTACGGCTAGGTTGTAATACTAAAAACAGTTCTCTGTATAGGGAGAATGAAGAGGCTACAGCACTGAATTTGTCATTAAGCAAGGGAGTAGTTTCTGCCCTTCATAACACAGATTCTATTTCTGTTTGTACCACCAAGTCTGGCAATCAAAGTGGTGTGAGCAGATCAAACTGGGATTTGAATACTACCATGGATGCTTGGGAAGAGTCTCTAGATCGCTCGAATAGAGTTAAGACAACTGCTGCATTCTTAAACAGTAACAGAAGCCTTCATGACATAGAGACATCAAGTTGTCGTGATACGACTGTTATTGCAAAGCCGGTTTCTGATAAACAGAAGGAAATTGTAGGGTTTAGATCTCCTGTGAAGACTTTAATGAAGTTTGATCATCAGGTTAATCCCACATGTTCACTTAGTCTAGGCCTCAGTTCATACCCTCCTCTTGAAAAATTACCTTCTGTATCAGCTACCACATCAGAGGCAAGAGCTGCTTGTACAAGTTTAGTCAGACCAACAATGACTGCTGGAAATGTGAACTCGGTAAACCTTAGGACCGTGAAGTCAGAATTTATTGAAGAGAGTCTTAGGCAGGACACTAAGAGCGCTCAAGTTTGCCCAATCGGGTTATCTAATAAAGGAGTGAAACAGGAGATTGTTGGTAGACTCGGTCAAGGAAATAGTCCCTCATCTGTCATTTTGAAGCCAGTGGTTCCTATATCAGTTAAGGCTGAGCCAAAAACCTTCACCCAATCGGAAGTTTTTAATAGGAAAGATGGAACGTTAAATCATTCCTATATACCAATAATGCAATCATGTGAGGTCCCTGATTTACCTACAAGTTCTACGCCATATCAGAAGGATAAATATATACCTTGTTCTAATAGTATCAGCAATGAACCAATGTCCTTGAATGGAATGGCAATAATTCCATGCGTTCAGAGTTATCCTGACTGTACACTAAAAGAAAATTCAGGGCAGAACAGCAGTGCAGCTAATGGTAAGTTATGCGAAGTGCTGAAACATGGTGTAGTTCACACGACCAGTTCAAGTTCTGGTCATGGAGATCATAACCTCAATGCTTCAGGTGTAAATGTTACATCATTGACTGAAGAGAAATTTCTAGATGATTGCAAGACCTGTATATCTAAAGAACTCCCTCGTAATTCTCGTGGAACTGATGAACATTCTGATGAAGAAAAGATTATTTCATCTGGTAAAAAGCTAGAGGAACAGTTATACAGTTATGGGTTTGAATCAGATTGTGGTCATGATCTATCTAGAGTAGTAGAGAAGCAAGTTGGGAAAAGGAATTTGTACGATGACAGGGAGGTCCAAGGACCAGCTGCCTTTTTCAGGGAAGGTAATGAGATTTCACATGCCGAGTGTGGTGGTTCTGAGACTGAACAAAGGAACATTAATGTTCCATACCATGGCGGCTTTCAAAATTCTAGCCATgtggaagagaaagagactCAACCTGCAGTTCTTGGTAATACAGGTAATAAACATATTAAAGGATGCTCTACCTCATcatctataaataaatttaagaaatatgCTGCTGATGAGTCATGTTTGAAATTAGTTGAAATGGCAAGCACTGAAGTTCATACTAAGAGACATACTCCAGAACTTCAAAGTAGAGTATTTGATGGATCAGGTGAAAACGAAGGTCGGATAGTTCAGGATGGTGAAGGAATGTCTGGTCTCTCTACAGTGTCAGGCGGGATTGAAAACCCTGAAATAGTAGATAACAGCAGTCCAGTTTCATACAAGGCAGAATTATCTACTGTTGACAACGATCTTCCTGCAGAGTGCAGTGATGGTAGCCAGAGTCGGATTATAAACTTAGCTCAGGTTTCTAATAAATCTCCAAATAAGGCACTAGATGCTTCAGGCAGCTTTGCGCCACTCCGAATGGAAAGAGTTCGATTTCCTAATTTCCCACTTGAACAGCGGAAATATCTTATGAGAGGGAG TGATGAATCCTACAAATTCTCGCGTGAGAGGTACCATGGCAAATTTATGAGAAGCCCAAGGTTAAATTTCATGCCTGACAGAAGGAGATTACCTGATAACACAGAAAGCAATCTGCATGACCAGGACACAAAAA ATTTTGAGTTTGATAATCATGGAAACACTCGTCGGGGTGGTGGCTTTAGGGGTAGTTTTCAGAGAGGAAGACGGTCTGCGAATGATGAAGTAGGACCTTATTCTCACTCCTTTCCTAGAAGGACCCAAAACTTTTCATATAATAGAGGACCAACAAATAAAGAGGATGCATCTGCATATCACGGATTTAGTAGAGATGGTGAAAAATTGACAAGGGGATTACAATGCAACAACAACACAGAACCAATGTTTATGAATCCCCTACGTCCGTATCAAGGCCGGAATGGTTGTTTTGCTCGAGGACAAACAAAGTTTTCAAATAACCCCAAACGAGATTTTCCTGGATTTCGTTCACGGTCTCCAGTTAGATCAAGAGAACGATCAGATGGTCCATCCTCGTCTTTCAGGAACAGATCACAGGAAGACTTCAGTGGGCATAATACAGACTTTTCTCATAGGAGATCACCCTCAGGTTATAAAATGGAGAGGATGAGCTCGCCTGACCATTCTGGTTATTCAAGGGAAAGGGTTGTGAGAAGACACAATTCTCCACCTTTCTCACATAGACCATCAAATGCTGGAAGAGGCCGTGGTTATGCAAGGGGCCGAGGTTATGTAAGGGGTCGAGGTTATGGAAGAGATGGCAACTCATTTAGGAAACCATCTGATCGTGTTGCATATAGAAACCATGGAAACTTGAATCCTCGAGAAAGGGTCGACTACAGTGATGATTTCTTTGAAGGTCAGATTCATTCTGAAAGATTTGGTGTTGATGTTAATGCTGAGAGAAGACGATTTGGTTATAGACATGATAGTACCAGCTCATTTAGACCATCTTTTAATAATGATGGTTGTGCACCTAGTAATATAGAGAATGACATTGATGCTGTGAGGTTCGGACAGGACCCTCGTATTAAAAGTGAAGAACAAGGGAGTTTGATGGAAACTGATGGTGAAAATAAGAACTCAGCTGAGAATGCATCTGAAAGAATTAAGAATATAGAAGAGGAGGAAACTACAAAGCAGAGTAAAATTTGGCAACGGGATGAGCTCGGTGGTGATGGTTTTTAG
- the LOC104769577 gene encoding uncharacterized protein LOC104769577 isoform X3, which produces MSGNQEPRIRPPTWSCSDVPIKKRKYLVQPAMEEAADTTTTISGALDSSLADQNQIMIGGSSKTNIGEPASSLQQSVSVGIAGNAKSIGNIVFDQSRVKVERPNSPIRSSPLAGFDIPSNSSNILGSSLHCSLGTLPVVTSDQTGIKVGKTVLTTHDNVMETGDKETLRGECQTESSSGANTVSLRLGCNTKNSSLYRENEEATALNLSLSKGVVSALHNTDSISVCTTKSGNQSGVSRSNWDLNTTMDAWEESLDRSNRVKTTAAFLNSNRSLHDIETSSCRDTTVIAKPVSDKQKEIVGFRSPVKTLMKFDHQVNPTCSLSLGLSSYPPLEKLPSVSATTSEARAACTSLVRPTMTAGNVNSVNLRTVKSEFIEESLRQDTKSAQVCPIGLSNKGVKQEIVGRLGQGNSPSSVILKPVVPISVKAEPKTFTQSEVFNRKDGTLNHSYIPIMQSCEVPDLPTSSTPYQKDKYIPCSNSISNEPMSLNGMAIIPCVQSYPDCTLKENSGQNSSAANGKLCEVLKHGVVHTTSSSSGHGDHNLNASGVNVTSLTEEKFLDDCKTCISKELPRNSRGTDEHSDEEKIISSGKKLEEQLYSYGFESDCGHDLSRVVEKQVGKRNLYDDREVQGPAAFFREGNEISHAECGGSETEQRNINVPYHGGFQNSSHVEEKETQPAVLGNTGENEGRIVQDGEGMSGLSTVSGGIENPEIVDNSSPVSYKAELSTVDNDLPAECSDGSQSRIINLAQVSNKSPNKALDASGSFAPLRMERVRFPNFPLEQRKYLMRGSDESYKFSRERYHGKFMRSPRLNFMPDRRRLPDNTESNLHDQDTKNFEFDNHGNTRRGGGFRGSFQRGRRSANDEVGPYSHSFPRRTQNFSYNRGPTNKEDASAYHGFSRDGEKLTRGLQCNNNTEPMFMNPLRPYQGRNGCFARGQTKFSNNPKRDFPGFRSRSPVRSRERSDGPSSSFRNRSQEDFSGHNTDFSHRRSPSGYKMERMSSPDHSGYSRERVVRRHNSPPFSHRPSNAGRGRGYARGRGYVRGRGYGRDGNSFRKPSDRVAYRNHGNLNPRERVDYSDDFFEGQIHSERFGVDVNAERRRFGYRHDSTSSFRPSFNNDGCAPSNIENDIDAVRFGQDPRIKSEEQGSLMETDGENKNSAENASERIKNIEEEETTKQSKIWQRDELGGDGF; this is translated from the exons ATGTCTGGAAACCAAGAG CCTCGGATCAGACCACCTACTTGGAGTTGCAGTGATGTTCCAATTAAGAAGAGGAAGTACTTAGTGCAGCCCGCTATGGAAGAAGCTGCtgatactactactactattagtGGTGCTTTGGATTCATCTCTTGCTGATCAAAATCAGATAATGATTGGTGGTTCATCCAAGACAAATATTGGAGAACCAGCATCTTCGTTACAACAATCTGTTTCTGTTGGAATTGCTGGTAATGCGAAGAGCATTGGCAACATAGTTTTTGACCAAAGTAGAGTGAAAGTTGAGAGGCCAAATTCTCCAATTCGTTCCAGTCCTTTGGCAGGCTTTGATATCCCTTCCAACAGTTCTAACATTCTTGGCAGTTCGCTCCATTGTTCTCTCGGAACGCTTCCTGTTGTTACCTCAGATCAAACTGGGATTAAAGTAGGAAAAACTGTTCTTACGACTCATGACAATGTCATGGAGACAGGTGACAAGGAAACTCTTAGAGGAGAGTGTCAAACAGAATCATCTTCTGGTGCTAATACTGTTTCCTTACGGCTAGGTTGTAATACTAAAAACAGTTCTCTGTATAGGGAGAATGAAGAGGCTACAGCACTGAATTTGTCATTAAGCAAGGGAGTAGTTTCTGCCCTTCATAACACAGATTCTATTTCTGTTTGTACCACCAAGTCTGGCAATCAAAGTGGTGTGAGCAGATCAAACTGGGATTTGAATACTACCATGGATGCTTGGGAAGAGTCTCTAGATCGCTCGAATAGAGTTAAGACAACTGCTGCATTCTTAAACAGTAACAGAAGCCTTCATGACATAGAGACATCAAGTTGTCGTGATACGACTGTTATTGCAAAGCCGGTTTCTGATAAACAGAAGGAAATTGTAGGGTTTAGATCTCCTGTGAAGACTTTAATGAAGTTTGATCATCAGGTTAATCCCACATGTTCACTTAGTCTAGGCCTCAGTTCATACCCTCCTCTTGAAAAATTACCTTCTGTATCAGCTACCACATCAGAGGCAAGAGCTGCTTGTACAAGTTTAGTCAGACCAACAATGACTGCTGGAAATGTGAACTCGGTAAACCTTAGGACCGTGAAGTCAGAATTTATTGAAGAGAGTCTTAGGCAGGACACTAAGAGCGCTCAAGTTTGCCCAATCGGGTTATCTAATAAAGGAGTGAAACAGGAGATTGTTGGTAGACTCGGTCAAGGAAATAGTCCCTCATCTGTCATTTTGAAGCCAGTGGTTCCTATATCAGTTAAGGCTGAGCCAAAAACCTTCACCCAATCGGAAGTTTTTAATAGGAAAGATGGAACGTTAAATCATTCCTATATACCAATAATGCAATCATGTGAGGTCCCTGATTTACCTACAAGTTCTACGCCATATCAGAAGGATAAATATATACCTTGTTCTAATAGTATCAGCAATGAACCAATGTCCTTGAATGGAATGGCAATAATTCCATGCGTTCAGAGTTATCCTGACTGTACACTAAAAGAAAATTCAGGGCAGAACAGCAGTGCAGCTAATGGTAAGTTATGCGAAGTGCTGAAACATGGTGTAGTTCACACGACCAGTTCAAGTTCTGGTCATGGAGATCATAACCTCAATGCTTCAGGTGTAAATGTTACATCATTGACTGAAGAGAAATTTCTAGATGATTGCAAGACCTGTATATCTAAAGAACTCCCTCGTAATTCTCGTGGAACTGATGAACATTCTGATGAAGAAAAGATTATTTCATCTGGTAAAAAGCTAGAGGAACAGTTATACAGTTATGGGTTTGAATCAGATTGTGGTCATGATCTATCTAGAGTAGTAGAGAAGCAAGTTGGGAAAAGGAATTTGTACGATGACAGGGAGGTCCAAGGACCAGCTGCCTTTTTCAGGGAAGGTAATGAGATTTCACATGCCGAGTGTGGTGGTTCTGAGACTGAACAAAGGAACATTAATGTTCCATACCATGGCGGCTTTCAAAATTCTAGCCATgtggaagagaaagagactCAACCTGCAGTTCTTGGTAATACAG GTGAAAACGAAGGTCGGATAGTTCAGGATGGTGAAGGAATGTCTGGTCTCTCTACAGTGTCAGGCGGGATTGAAAACCCTGAAATAGTAGATAACAGCAGTCCAGTTTCATACAAGGCAGAATTATCTACTGTTGACAACGATCTTCCTGCAGAGTGCAGTGATGGTAGCCAGAGTCGGATTATAAACTTAGCTCAGGTTTCTAATAAATCTCCAAATAAGGCACTAGATGCTTCAGGCAGCTTTGCGCCACTCCGAATGGAAAGAGTTCGATTTCCTAATTTCCCACTTGAACAGCGGAAATATCTTATGAGAGGGAG TGATGAATCCTACAAATTCTCGCGTGAGAGGTACCATGGCAAATTTATGAGAAGCCCAAGGTTAAATTTCATGCCTGACAGAAGGAGATTACCTGATAACACAGAAAGCAATCTGCATGACCAGGACACAAAAA ATTTTGAGTTTGATAATCATGGAAACACTCGTCGGGGTGGTGGCTTTAGGGGTAGTTTTCAGAGAGGAAGACGGTCTGCGAATGATGAAGTAGGACCTTATTCTCACTCCTTTCCTAGAAGGACCCAAAACTTTTCATATAATAGAGGACCAACAAATAAAGAGGATGCATCTGCATATCACGGATTTAGTAGAGATGGTGAAAAATTGACAAGGGGATTACAATGCAACAACAACACAGAACCAATGTTTATGAATCCCCTACGTCCGTATCAAGGCCGGAATGGTTGTTTTGCTCGAGGACAAACAAAGTTTTCAAATAACCCCAAACGAGATTTTCCTGGATTTCGTTCACGGTCTCCAGTTAGATCAAGAGAACGATCAGATGGTCCATCCTCGTCTTTCAGGAACAGATCACAGGAAGACTTCAGTGGGCATAATACAGACTTTTCTCATAGGAGATCACCCTCAGGTTATAAAATGGAGAGGATGAGCTCGCCTGACCATTCTGGTTATTCAAGGGAAAGGGTTGTGAGAAGACACAATTCTCCACCTTTCTCACATAGACCATCAAATGCTGGAAGAGGCCGTGGTTATGCAAGGGGCCGAGGTTATGTAAGGGGTCGAGGTTATGGAAGAGATGGCAACTCATTTAGGAAACCATCTGATCGTGTTGCATATAGAAACCATGGAAACTTGAATCCTCGAGAAAGGGTCGACTACAGTGATGATTTCTTTGAAGGTCAGATTCATTCTGAAAGATTTGGTGTTGATGTTAATGCTGAGAGAAGACGATTTGGTTATAGACATGATAGTACCAGCTCATTTAGACCATCTTTTAATAATGATGGTTGTGCACCTAGTAATATAGAGAATGACATTGATGCTGTGAGGTTCGGACAGGACCCTCGTATTAAAAGTGAAGAACAAGGGAGTTTGATGGAAACTGATGGTGAAAATAAGAACTCAGCTGAGAATGCATCTGAAAGAATTAAGAATATAGAAGAGGAGGAAACTACAAAGCAGAGTAAAATTTGGCAACGGGATGAGCTCGGTGGTGATGGTTTTTAG